In Acropora palmata chromosome 7, jaAcrPala1.3, whole genome shotgun sequence, one genomic interval encodes:
- the LOC141886764 gene encoding uncharacterized protein LOC141886764, translating into MVRFCCVYGCSNRSGRDKDVRFFNVPSVISHQGEKTKELSVRRRNLWLANINRDAVTKGEIKTPEVCSRHFHEGEPAKLYNESHPDWAPTIGMGHNSSTIKQTSKPSSLKRHERWEDRSARRRRLCLEEIEVDCNDNQENTNPALVPQNEPEMAELYRIFEETETEVPEVNVTTASTGTQTELSLIDIEILENCATSKPIEESISRESFEKDADKLKFYTGLPAITVFMAVLNLISPGLVLRSNLTKFQQLLLTLMRLHLNLSVQDLGYRFGIRASTVSRVFQSCIQTMYSSIDFLVYWPEREQLKLTLPMSFRQKFSSCAVIIDCFEVFIDRPSDLLAHAQTWSSYKHHNTAKYLIGITPQGTVSFISKGWGGRKSDKFITEHCAFLKNLLPGDLVLADRGFDIQDSCGLYCARLQIPSYTKGKPQLSPVEIETTRSIANVWIHVERVIGCVRQKYTILGHGIVPIDYLKSTDSAPCLLDKIAFVSCALTNCCKSVVSPD; encoded by the exons ATGGTCAGgttttgctgtgtttatgGCTGTTCAAATCGCTCAGGGAGAGACAAAGATGTccgtttttttaatgttccgTCAGTAATATCTCACCAGGgagaaaaaactaaagaatTATCGGTGCGAAGACGAAATTTATGGCTTGCAAACATCAACCGCGATGCAGTGACGAAAGGCGAAATCAAAACTCCAGAGGTCTGCTCACGTCACTTTCATGAAG GAGAACCCGCCAAACTCTATAACGAATCTCATCCTGACTGGGCACCTACGATAGGCATGGGACATAATTCAAGCACCATCAAGCAGACTTCCAAACCCTCTTCTCTAAAAAGGCATGAGCGTTGGGAAGATAGATCGGCAAGGCGTAGGCGATTGTGTTTAGAAGAGATTGAAGTCGATTGCAACGATAATCAGGAAAATACGAATCCTGCTTTGGTCCCACAAAACGAACCTGAAATGGCAGAACTTTATCGTATTTTCGAAGAAACAGAGACTGAGGTGCCAGAGGTCAATGTTACGACAGCTTCAACAGGAACACAAACTGAGCTATCATTAATTGATATTGAAATTCTGGAGAACTGTGCAACCTCCAAACCGATAGAAGAGTCAATAAGCcgtgaaagttttgaaaaagatgCAGACAAACTGAAGTTCTACACTGGCCTCCCAGCAATTACAGTTTTCATGGCAGTGCTTAATCTTATTAGCCCAGGACTAGTGCTTCGCAGCAACCTAACAAAATTCCAGCAGCTATTACTCACACTTATGAGACTTCACCTGAACTTGTCGGTGCAGGATCTTGGATACAGATTTGGTATCCGTGCCTCTACAGTATCCAGAGTGTTCCAGAGTTGCATCCAAACTATGTACTCAAGtattgattttcttgtttattggCCTGAGAGGGAGCAACTGAAATTGACTTTGCCTATGAGTTTTAGGCAAAAGTTTTCATCATGTGCTGTAATTATTGACTGCTTTGAAGTTTTCATTGACCGCCCTTCAGATCTTTTAGCCCATGCACAAACCTGGTCGTCATATAAGCATCATAATAcagcaaaatatttgattggAATAACACCACAAGGGACTGTCTCATTCATTTCCAAGGGATGGGGAGGGCGAAAATCTGACAAGTTTATCACCGAACATTgtgcttttttgaaaaacttgctTCCAGGAGATCTTGTGTTAGCAGATAGGGGGTTTGACATCCAAGACAGCTGTGGCCTTTACTGTGCAAGGCTCCAGATTCCTAGCTATACCAAGGGTAAACCTCAGCTCTCTCCAGTGGAAATAGAAACAACCAGGTCAATTGCTAATGTCTGGATACATGTTGAGAGAGTGATAGGTTGTGTGCGTCAGAAGTATACTATACTTGGTCATGGAATAGTTCCGATTGACTATCTTAAATCTACTGATAGTGCCCCTTGCTTACTTGACAAGATTGCTTTTGTCTCTTGTGCTTTGACCAATTGCTGCAAATCTGTTGTCTCTCCAGATTAG
- the LOC141886765 gene encoding uncharacterized protein LOC141886765 → MKYCPKADSTELPKPLTRLYDSELCKLDFEDLLEKSNRVFEAMNISIEQAKAIEEATRNQSKSSLWFDMRAGRITASKFHQACHTDPASPSISLIKDVCYGSKFSSKATAWGNTHEKHALDRYRQVMQDEHKDFGIKDSGFVINPEHPHLGASPDAISYCSCHGTGCVEIKCPYKAQDSTITEAVGFLEKTANGCLQLDRKHLYYAQVQLQLSSTKLDFVDFVVWTPSDIFIERIDRDAVFISENLAKAKHIYIRAILPELLAKWYTSKNADDSISGRDSFLYCYCRVQFSETLELVCSNQSCLFRRFHMKCCGLSRKPYTQSWTCPDCRRLKKMPAVTRQQ, encoded by the exons ATGAAGTACTGTCCAAAAGCAGACAGCACAGAACTGCCAAAGCCACTTACTAGGCTGTATGACAGTGAGCTTTGCAAACTTGATTTTGAAGATCTGCTAGAGAAATCAAACCGAGTTTTTGAGGCCATGAACATTTCAATCGAACAAGCAAAGGCCATCGAGGAGGCTACAAGGAACCAGAGTAAGTCCTCTCTCTGGTTTGACATGAGGGCTGGGAGGATCACAGCAAGCAAGTTTCACCAAGCTTGTCACACAGACCCTGCATCACCATCAATTAGCCTCATAAAGGATGTTTGCTATGGCTCAAAATTCTCATCCAAGGCAACTGCCTGGGGGAACACACATGAGAAACATGCTCTAGACAGATACAGACAG gTCATGCAAGATGAACACAAGGATTTCGGGATCAAGGACTCCGGTTTTGTGATTAACCCTGAACACCCACATCTTGGTGCTAGTCCTGATGCCATATCCTACTGCAGTTGCCATGGTACTGGGTGTGTGGAAATCAAGTGTCCCTACAAAGCACAAGACTCCACTATTACAGAAGCAGTAGGGTTCCTGGAAAAGACCGCAAATGGATGCTTACAGCTAGATAGAAAGCATCTTTATTATGCTCAAGTTCAGCTACAGCTTTCTTCTACAAAACTAgactttgttgattttgttgtatGGACTCCATCAGACATTTTTATTGAGCGTATTGATAGAGATGCAGTTTTCATTAGTGAAAATCTTGCTAAAGCAAAGCACATTTATATTAGGGCCATACTACCAGAGCTGTTGGCAAAATGGTACACAAGCAAAAATGCTGATGATAGTATTTCAGGCAGAGATAGTTTTTTATATTGTTATTGTAGAGTTCAATTTTCTGAGACTTTAGAGTTGGTTTGCAGTAATCAGTCATGTTTATTTCGTAGATTTCACATGAAGTGCTGTGGGCTGTCTAGAAAGCCATATACTCAATCATGGACATGCCCAGATTGTAGACGGTTGAAGAAGATGCCTGCAGTAACTCGTCAGCAGTAG
- the LOC141886745 gene encoding dynein regulatory complex subunit 5-like, which yields MEISGRKLASPVFATKDNPAADTRQMRRIIAEDPDWSLATVPLLTELCVKHIVRNFEDNPILDELLPKHKSKVLEVLSTEIAMKVTANLVSDEGYWKRCCKARWEVCDINQHGGSWKRMYFERNLEGIIENFVPETTDPSLLNETLKLSTPYIRGLNIRQLLPPVKEALIKDDDASDAGSDAGQDGPSIDHFDFGLVTPKLAHLEELHLTYGVRDCGMNFEWNLFQFTARDCLSLAKAVKACHTLKVLHLHRSGIDDEKVRVLISHILDHPSLLTLDLSHNKIGDSGARAVGKLLNGRCILTTLNLCDNKIRSNGAAAIGHALGKNTTLSYINLRLNRLGDDGGQAICRALLKNSTLTHVHLGSNDLGEPTAAILSQVVVSNKALVDLNLSCNTIGPDGGKSLQEGMEENTTIQSMDLRLTEVGQENEYCINQLLKRNREEQYQQGRNS from the exons ATGGAGATTTCAGGCAGAAAACTTGCATCACCG GTGTTTGCAACCAAGGATAATCCAGCTGCTGATACACGGCAAATGAGAAGGATCATTGCCGAGGATCCAGACTG gaGCCTTGCTACAGTTCCCCTTCTCACAGAACTATGCGTTAAGCATATTGTTCGGAATTTTGAAG ATAATCCAATTCTTGATGAACTTCTTCCCAAGCACAAGTCCAAAGTGCTTGAGGTTCTTTCAACTGAAATTGCAATGAA GGTAACAGCTAATTTAGTTTCTGATGAGGGTTATTGGAAGAGATGCTGCAAAGCAAGGTGGGAGGTTTGCGACATCAACCAACATGGAGGCAGCTGGAAAAGAATGTATTTTGAAAGGAATTTAGAAG GTATTATAGAAAACTTTGTTCCGGAAACGACAGATCCCTCTTTG TTGAATGAAACACTCAAGCTTTCTACTCCTTACATAAGAGGACTAAACATAAGACAGCTCTTGCCACCAGTAAAAGAAGCTTTGATCAAAGATGACGACGCCTCTGATGC TGGCAGCGATGCTGGACAGGATGGCCCTAGCATTGATCACTTTGACTTTGGTCTGGTAACTCCTAAATTAGCGCATCTAGAGGAACTTCATTTAACTTATGG agTTCGCGATTGTGGTATGAATTTTGAATGGAATTTGTTCCAATTTACAGCCAGGGATTGTCTTTCACTTGCAAAG GCTGTCAAGGCTTGTCACACCTTGAAAGTACTTCACCTTCATCGTAGTGGGATAGACGATGAAAAGGTTCGTGTTCTCATTAGTCACATATTGGACCATCCCTCTCTCCTCACTCTTG atctTTCACATAACAAAATTGGTGACAGTGGAGCTAGAGCTGTCGGAAAGCTTTTAAATGGACGGTGCATTCTTACAACCTTGAACTTGTGTGATAACAAAATCAGATCAAACGGTGCTGCTGCTATTGGTCACGCCTTGGGAAAAAACACAACACTCTCCTATATTAATCTCAGGTTAAATAG ACTTGGTGATGATGGAGGACAAGCCATTTGTCGTGCATTATTAAAGAACAGTACTCTTACACATGTTCATTTGGGTAGCAATGACCTCGGTGAACCCACAGCTGCCATTCTGTCACAG GTTGTAGTTTCAAACAAGGCACTGGTGGATCTAAACTTATCGTGTAACACCATTGGACCG GACGGAGGAAAGTCATTGCAGGAAGGCATGGAAGAGAACACAACAATACAATCCATGGATTTGAGACTAACAGAAGTCGGACAAGAAAATGAATACTGTATTAACCAGTTATTGAAAAGGAACAGAGAAGAACAATACCAGCAAGGACGAAACAGCTAG